A part of Rhodamnia argentea isolate NSW1041297 chromosome 8, ASM2092103v1, whole genome shotgun sequence genomic DNA contains:
- the LOC115733138 gene encoding G-type lectin S-receptor-like serine/threonine-protein kinase At4g27290 yields MADPPIFGFFCTSIVLLSLLCLSSAANTLSSAQSIGEGETLVSPGRKFELSFFSAGSSKNGFLGIWLVVSPKTVVWVANRNSPLTDSNGTLEISNEGELVLLNRSKSVIWLTNSTKVLRNPVAQLLDSGNLVLRERNSLD; encoded by the coding sequence ATGGCAGATCCTCCCATCTTCGGCTTCTTCTGCACTTCCATCGTCCTTCTGTCACTGCTGTGCCTGTCAAGTGCAGCCAACACCCTGAGTTCAGCTCAATCTATTGGAGAGGGAGAGACGTTAGTTTCCCCGGGCCGAAAGTTTGAGCTCAGTTTCTTCTCTGCCGGAAGCTCGAAGAATGGTTTCCTGGGTATATGGCTTGTGGTGAGTCCTAAAACGGTTGTTTGGGTTGCTAACAGGAATAGTCCGCTCACTGATTCAAATGGTACTCTGGAAATAAGCAAcgaaggtgaacttgttcttTTGAACCGATCAAAGAGCGTCATTTGGTTGACAAATTCGACCAAGGTTCTCCGAAACCCAGTTGCACAGCTCCTGGATTCTGGCAACCTTGTTCTTAGGGAACGAAACAGTTTAGATTAA
- the LOC115732932 gene encoding G-type lectin S-receptor-like serine/threonine-protein kinase SD1-1 has product MPKSQEEWDMINMTGGCIRKVPLNCTRGEGFTKLSQVKLPDLVDFQLFKNMSLEECKVECLKNCSCMAYANSDIRGAGCLMWFGDLIDIREFDIVGYDQYLFLRLPASELDSFRSLSKKLVTITVASAISGLLIVGTALSIIWKRRMKSQGLPSGMDDIDLPLYDIATVAVATNHFSQTNKLGAGGFGSVYKGTLSTGQEVAVKRLSKYSGQGLDEFMNEVLLIARLQHRNLVGLVGCCVEGEERMLIYEYMPNKSLDYFIFDHDRSSSLAWKRRFDIVLGIARGLLYLHQDSKLQVIHRDLKTSNILLDADMNPKISDFGLARVFRGDGTEAETRRIVGTYGYMSPEYAFDGKFSVKSDVFSFGVLLLEIVSSKRNRGFQHPKHHHTLLGHAWMLWSEGRATELIDESVRASFVESQAERCIQVGLLCAQKFPKDRPMMSSVVFMLANEGASLPPPKEPGFFVERSSGSSDAYLVKEESNTKNVVTITLPEGR; this is encoded by the exons ATGCCCAAGTCACAAGAAGAGTGGGACATGATCAATATGACAGGCGGGTGCATAAGGAAAGTTCCATTGAATTGTACTCGTGGTGAGGGTTTTACAAAACTTTCGCAAGTGAAATTACCTGACTTGGTAGATTTCCAGCTATTCAAGAATATGAGCCTTGAGGAGTGCAAGGTTGAGTGTCTAAAGAATTGTTCTTGCATGGCTTATGCTAATTCGGATATTAGAGGAGCAGGCTGCTTAATGTGGTTTGGCGATCTCATTGATATCAGGGAATTTGACATTGTTGGTTATGACCAATATCTCTTCCTGCGGCTACCTGCTTCTGAATTAG ATTCATTCCGCAGCCTATCCAAGAAACTGGTGACTATCACCGTGGCTTCAGCCATTTCGGGATTACTTATTGTGGGCACAGCATTGAGCATAATctggaaaagaagaatgaaaagccaag GCTTGCCAAGTGGGATGGATGACATCGACTTGCCATTGTATGATATTGCTACCGTTGCCGTTGCTACCAACCATTTCTCTCAAACAAACAAGCTAGGAGCAGGCGGCTTTGGTTCGGTCTACAAG GGAACTCTTTCCACGGGACAAGAAGTAGCGGTAAAAAGGCTGTCAAAATATTCGGGACAAGGTCTTGATGAGTTTATGAATGAAGTACTTCTAATTGCCAGGCTTCAGCACCGGAATCTTGTTGGACTTGTTGGCTGCTGCGTTGAGGGAGAAGAGAGAATGTTGATTTATGAGTATATGCCAAACAAAAGCTTGGATTATTTCATCTTTG ATCATGACAGAAGCTCCTCTTTGGCATGGAAAAGGCGATTTGATATTGTTTTAGGAATCGCTCGAGGACTTCTCTACCTCCACCAGGATTCAAAACTACAAGTGATCCACAGAGACCTGAAAACAAGTAACATCTTGTTAGATGCTGACATGAATCCAAAGATTTCAGATTTCGGCCTGGCAAGGGTCTTTCGAGGAGATGGCACAGAGGCAGAGACAAGAAGAATAGTTGGTACATA TGGTTACATGTCCCCAGAGTATGCTTTCGATGGAAAATTCTCTGTGAAGTCAGACGTTTTTAGCTTCGGCGTGCTTTTGTTAGAGATAGTAAGTAGCAAAAGGAATAGAGGATTCCAGCATCCTAAGCATCATCACACCCTTCTTGGGCAC GCGTGGATGCTGTGGAGTGAAGGGAGGGCCACGGAACTCATTGATGAATCTGTACGCGCCTCTTTCGTGGAGTCTCAAGCAGAGAGATGTATTCAGGTGGGCTTGCTGTGCGCCCAAAAGTTTCCTAAAGATAGACCGATGATGTCTAGCGTTGTCTTCATGTTGGCGAATGAAGGAGCATCCTTGCCACCACCGAAAGAGCCAG GTTTCTTCGTCGAGAGAAGTTCGGGTAGCTCAGATGCATATTTAGTTAAGGAAGAATCGAACACAAAGAATGTTGTTACAATCACATTGCCTGAAGGTCGATAG
- the LOC115735387 gene encoding S-locus-specific glycoprotein S13-like, translating into MAHPPVLRFLCTSIVVLSLLPLSSAGDTPSSAQSIGEGETLVSLGRKFELGFFSPESSKNGFLGIWLVASPEMVAGVANRNSPLTDSNCTLEISNEGELVLLNRSKSVVWSMNSTKVHGNPVARLLDSGTLVLRERNGSDAGDYSWQSFDYPSDTLLLDGLLKLAVCYLQVSEVGVKNLQEVALL; encoded by the exons ATGGCTCATCCTCCCGTCTTACGCTTCCTCTGCACTTCCATCGTCGTTCTATCACTGCTGCCCCTGTCGAGTGCAGGTGACACCCCGAGTTCGGCTCAATCTATCGGAGAGGGAGAGACGTTAGTTTCCCTAGGCCGAAAGTTTGAGCTCGGTTTCTTCTCTCCCGAAAGCTCCAAGAACGGTTTCCTGGGGATATGGCTCGTCGCGAGTCCCGAAATGGTTGCTGGGGTTGCTAATAGGAACAGTCCGCTCACCGATTCAAATTGTACTCTGGAAATAAGCAACGAAGGTGAACTTGTACTTCTGAACCGATCAAAGAGCGTCGTTTGGTCGATGAATTCGACCAAGGTTCACGGAAACCCAGTTGCACGGCTCCTGGATTCTGGGACCCTTGTTCTTAGGGAACGCAACGGTTCAGATGCAGGTGACTACTCATGGCAGAGCTTTGATTACCCATCGGACACGCTTTTG CTTGATGGGTTGCTGAAGTTGGCGGTTTGTTACTTGCAAGTTTCTGAAGTTGGCGTCAAAAACTTGCAAGAAGTAGCACTTCTGTGA